In a single window of the Falco rusticolus isolate bFalRus1 chromosome 13, bFalRus1.pri, whole genome shotgun sequence genome:
- the PIK3CA gene encoding phosphatidylinositol 4,5-bisphosphate 3-kinase catalytic subunit alpha isoform isoform X1, with product MPPRPSSGELWGIHLMPPRILVECLLPNGMIVTLECLREATLLTIKHELFKEARKYPLYQLLQDESSYIFVSVTQEAEREEFFDETRRLCDLRLFQPFLKVIEPVGNREEKILNREIGFAIGMPVCEFDMVKDPEVQDFRRNILNVCKEAVDLRDANAPHSRALYVCPPNVESSPELPKHIYNKLDKGQIIVVIWVIVSPNNDKQKYTLKINHDYVPEQVIAEAIRKKTRSMLLSSEQLKLCVLEYQGKYILKVCGCDEYLLEKYPLSQYKYIRSCIMLGRMPNLMLMAKESLYTQLPLDTFTMPSYSRRISTATPYMNGEATAKSLWTINSALRIRILCATYVNVNIRDIDKIYVRTGIYHGGEPLCDNVNTQRVPCSNPRWNEWLLYDMYIPDLPRAARLCLSICSVKGRKGAKEEHCPLAWGNINMFDYTDTLVSGKMALNLWAVPHGLEDLLNPIGVTGSNPNKETPCLELEFDWFSNPVKFPDMTVIEDHANWTISRELGFNYSYAGLSNRIARDNELRESDKEQLRAICTRDPLSEITEQEKDFLWSHRHYCVNTPEILPKLLLSVKWNSRDEVAQTSCPQMYCLVKDWPPIKPEQAMELLDCNYPDPMVRAFAVRCLEKYLTDDKLSQYLIQLVQVLKYEQYLDNQLVRFLLKKALTNQRIGHFFFWHLKSEMHNKTVSQRFGLLLESYCRACGMYLKHLSRQVEAMEKLINLTDILKQEKKDETQKVQMKFLVEQMRRPDFMDALQGFISPLNPAHQLGNLRLEECRIMSSAKRPLWLNWENPDIMSELLFQNNEIIFKNGDDLRQDMLTLQIIRIMENIWQNQGLDLRMLPYGCLSIGDCVGLIEVVRSSHTIMQIQCKGGLKGALQFNSHTLHQWLKDKNKGEMYDAAIDLFTRSCAGYCVATFILGIGDRHNSNIMVKDDGQLFHIDFGHFLDHKKKKFGYKRERVPFVLTQDFLIVISKGAQECTKTREFERFQEMCYKAYLAIRQHANLFINLFSMMLGSGMPELQSFDDIAYIRKTLALDKTEQEALEYFMKQMNDAHHGGWTTKMDWIFHTIKQHALN from the exons ATGCCTCCACGACCATCATCTGGTGAACTATGGGGCATCCACTTGATGCCACCGAGGATCCTTGTTGAGTGTCTTCTCCCAAATGGAATGATAGTGACTCTAGAATGCCTCCGTGAGGCCACCTTACTAACTATTAAACATGAACTCTttaaagaagcaagaaaatatcCCCTCTATCAGCTCCTTCAAGATGAATCTTCTTACATTTTTGTAAGTGTTAcacaagaagcagaaagagaagaattttttGATGAAACACGGAGACTTTGTGACCTGCGACTATTTCAGCCTTTTCTAAAAGTCATTGAACCAGTAggtaacagagaagaaaagatacTTAATAGAGAAATAG GTTTTGCAATTGGCATGCCTGTCTGTGAATTTGACATGGTTAAGGATCCAGAAGTACAAgacttcagaagaaatattctCAATGTTTGTAAAGAAGCAGTGGATCTTCGAGATGCTAATGCACCACATAGTAGAGCGTTATATGTCTGTCCTCCAAATGTTGAGTCTTCACCAGAACTACCCAAACACATATACAATAAGCTAGATAAAG GGCAAATTATAGTGGTGATATGGGTAATAGTCTCACCAAACAATGATAAGCAGAAATACACCTTAAAAATCAATCATGACTATGTGCCTGAGCAAGTTATTGCTGAAGCAATTAGGAAGAAAACACGAAGCATGTTGTTGTCATCTGAACAACTGAAACTTTGCGTCTTGGAGTACCAGggcaaatacattttgaaagtgTGTGGCTGTGATGAATACTTGCTAGAAAAATACCCACTGAGCCAGTATAAG tATATAAGAAGCTGTATAATGCTTGGTCGCATGCCCAATCTGATGCTGATGGCTAAGGAAAGCCTGTATACCCAGTTGCCACTGGACACCTTTACAATGCCGTCTTACTCCAGGCGTATCTCTACAGCTACACCCTACATGAATGGAGAAGCTACAGCCAAATCCCTCTGGACTATCAATAGTGCTCTCAGAATAAGAATCCTCTGTGCAACCTATGTAAATGTGAACATTAGAGACATAGACAAG ATCTATGTTAGAACAGGTATCTACCATGGAGGGGAACCTTTGTGTGACAATGTGAATACTCAAAGGGTACCTTGTTCTAATCCCAG GTGGAATGAATGGCTGTTGTATGACATGTACATTCCTGATCTTCCACGTGCTGCTCGGCTCTGCCTTTCCATCTGTTCTGTTAAAGGCCGGAAGGGTGCTAAAGAG GAGCACTGTCCGTTAGCTTGGGGAAATATAAACATGTTTGATTATACAGACACTCTTGTATCTGGGAAAATGGCTTTGAATCTTTGGGCAGTACCTCATGGGCTGGAGGATTTGTTGAATCCTATTGGTGTTACTGGATCAAATCCGAATAAG GAAACTCCATGTTTAGAGCTGGAATTTGATTGGTTTAGCAATCCTGTAAAGTTTCCAGATATGACGGTGATTGAAGACCATGCCAATTGGACTATCTCACGTGAACTGGGGTTTAACTACAGCTACGCGGGGCTG AGTAACAGAATAGCTAGAGATAATGAATTAAGAGAAAGTGACAAGGAGCAGCTGCGAGCCATATGCACGCGAGATCCTTTGTCTGAAATCACTGAGCAAGAGAAGGACTTCCTCTGGAGCCACAg acaCTATTGCGTGAATACTCCGGAAATTCTGCCCAAATTACTTTTGTCTGTTAAATGGAATTCTAGAGATGAAGTGGCCCAG ACTTCTTGTCCACAGATGTACTGTTTGGTAAAAGATTGGCCTCCGATCAAGCCAGAGCAAGCGATGGAGCTTTTGGACTGTAATTATCCAGATCCAATGGTGCGAGCTTTTGCAGTTCGGTGTCTAGAGAAGTACTTGACAGATGACAAACTGTCTCAGTACTTAATCCAGCTAGTACAG GTTCTGAAATATGAACAATATTTAGATAATCAGCTTGTGAGATTTTTACTCAAGAAGGCACTGACCAATCAAAGGATAGGACACTTCTTCTTTTGGCATTTAAA GTCTGAAATGCACAATAAAACTGTAAGTCAGAGGTTTGGTTTACTTCTGGAGTCCTATTGTCGAGCATGTGGAATGTACCTAAAGCATCTGAGCAGGCAGGTGGAGGCTATGGAGAAGTTGATTAACCTCACAGACATTctcaagcaggaaaaaaaagatgagacCCAGAAG GTACAGATGAAGTTTCTTGTTGAACAAATGAGACGGCCAGATTTTATGGATGCTTTACAAGGTTTTATCTCTCCTCTTAATCCTGCGCATCAACTGGGAAATCTTCG GCTTGAGGAGTGCAGGATAATGTCATCTGCAAAAAGACCGCTGTGGTTGAACTGGGAAAACCCAGATATTATGTCTGAATTGTTATTTCAGAACAATGagataatctttaaaaatggaGATG ACTTGCGTCAGGACATGCTGACACTTCAGATAATTAGAATTATGGAAAACATCTGGCAAAATCAGGGTCTTGATCTAAG GATGTTGCCTTATGGTTGTTTGTCTATTGGTGACTGTGTGGGGCTCATTGAGGTAGTGAGGAGCTCTCATACCATCATGCAGATTCAGTGTAAAGGAGGTTTGAAAGGAGCATTGCAGTTCAACAGCCATACATTGCATCAGTGGCTCAAGGACaagaacaaaggagaaat GTATGATGCAGCTATTGACTTGTTTACACGTTCTTGTGCCGGCTACTGTGTTGCTACCTTTATTCTGGGCATTGGTGATCGCCACAATAGTAACATCATGGTAAAAGATGATGGACAA CTGTTTCACATTGACTTTGGGCACTTCCTTGATcacaagaagaagaaatttgGTTATAAGAGAGAGCGTGTGCCATTTGTCTTAACACAGGACTTTTTAATAGTGATTAGTAAAGGAGCCCAAGAATGTACTAAAACAAGGGAGTTTGAAAG GTTTCAGGAGATGTGTTATAAGGCTTACCTAGCAATTCGGCAGCATGCCAATCTCTTCATAAATCTTTTCTCCATGATGCTTGGCTCAGGAATGCCAGAACTGCAGTCCTTTGATGATATTGCATACATTAGAAAGACCCTTGCATTGGACAAAACGGAGCAGGAAGCTCTTGAGTATTTCATGAAGCAAATGAATGATGCTCACCATGGTGGCTGGACAACAAAAATGGACTGGATCTTCCACACAATAAAGCAACATGCtttgaactga
- the PIK3CA gene encoding phosphatidylinositol 4,5-bisphosphate 3-kinase catalytic subunit alpha isoform isoform X2 has protein sequence MPPRPSSGELWGIHLMPPRILVECLLPNGMIVTLECLREATLLTIKHELFKEARKYPLYQLLQDESSYIFVSVTQEAEREEFFDETRRLCDLRLFQPFLKVIEPVGNREEKILNREIGFAIGMPVCEFDMVKDPEVQDFRRNILNVCKEAVDLRDANAPHSRALYVCPPNVESSPELPKHIYNKLDKGQIIVVIWVIVSPNNDKQKYTLKINHDYVPEQVIAEAIRKKTRSMLLSSEQLKLCVLEYQGKYILKVCGCDEYLLEKYPLSQYKYIRSCIMLGRMPNLMLMAKESLYTQLPLDTFTMPSYSRRISTATPYMNGEATAKSLWTINSALRIRILCATYVNVNIRDIDKIYVRTGIYHGGEPLCDNVNTQRVPCSNPRWNEWLLYDMYIPDLPRAARLCLSICSVKGRKGAKEEHCPLAWGNINMFDYTDTLVSGKMALNLWAVPHGLEDLLNPIGVTGSNPNKETPCLELEFDWFSNPVKFPDMTVIEDHANWTISRELGFNYSYAGLSNRIARDNELRESDKEQLRAICTRDPLSEITEQEKDFLWSHRHYCVNTPEILPKLLLSVKWNSRDEVAQMYCLVKDWPPIKPEQAMELLDCNYPDPMVRAFAVRCLEKYLTDDKLSQYLIQLVQVLKYEQYLDNQLVRFLLKKALTNQRIGHFFFWHLKSEMHNKTVSQRFGLLLESYCRACGMYLKHLSRQVEAMEKLINLTDILKQEKKDETQKVQMKFLVEQMRRPDFMDALQGFISPLNPAHQLGNLRLEECRIMSSAKRPLWLNWENPDIMSELLFQNNEIIFKNGDDLRQDMLTLQIIRIMENIWQNQGLDLRMLPYGCLSIGDCVGLIEVVRSSHTIMQIQCKGGLKGALQFNSHTLHQWLKDKNKGEMYDAAIDLFTRSCAGYCVATFILGIGDRHNSNIMVKDDGQLFHIDFGHFLDHKKKKFGYKRERVPFVLTQDFLIVISKGAQECTKTREFERFQEMCYKAYLAIRQHANLFINLFSMMLGSGMPELQSFDDIAYIRKTLALDKTEQEALEYFMKQMNDAHHGGWTTKMDWIFHTIKQHALN, from the exons ATGCCTCCACGACCATCATCTGGTGAACTATGGGGCATCCACTTGATGCCACCGAGGATCCTTGTTGAGTGTCTTCTCCCAAATGGAATGATAGTGACTCTAGAATGCCTCCGTGAGGCCACCTTACTAACTATTAAACATGAACTCTttaaagaagcaagaaaatatcCCCTCTATCAGCTCCTTCAAGATGAATCTTCTTACATTTTTGTAAGTGTTAcacaagaagcagaaagagaagaattttttGATGAAACACGGAGACTTTGTGACCTGCGACTATTTCAGCCTTTTCTAAAAGTCATTGAACCAGTAggtaacagagaagaaaagatacTTAATAGAGAAATAG GTTTTGCAATTGGCATGCCTGTCTGTGAATTTGACATGGTTAAGGATCCAGAAGTACAAgacttcagaagaaatattctCAATGTTTGTAAAGAAGCAGTGGATCTTCGAGATGCTAATGCACCACATAGTAGAGCGTTATATGTCTGTCCTCCAAATGTTGAGTCTTCACCAGAACTACCCAAACACATATACAATAAGCTAGATAAAG GGCAAATTATAGTGGTGATATGGGTAATAGTCTCACCAAACAATGATAAGCAGAAATACACCTTAAAAATCAATCATGACTATGTGCCTGAGCAAGTTATTGCTGAAGCAATTAGGAAGAAAACACGAAGCATGTTGTTGTCATCTGAACAACTGAAACTTTGCGTCTTGGAGTACCAGggcaaatacattttgaaagtgTGTGGCTGTGATGAATACTTGCTAGAAAAATACCCACTGAGCCAGTATAAG tATATAAGAAGCTGTATAATGCTTGGTCGCATGCCCAATCTGATGCTGATGGCTAAGGAAAGCCTGTATACCCAGTTGCCACTGGACACCTTTACAATGCCGTCTTACTCCAGGCGTATCTCTACAGCTACACCCTACATGAATGGAGAAGCTACAGCCAAATCCCTCTGGACTATCAATAGTGCTCTCAGAATAAGAATCCTCTGTGCAACCTATGTAAATGTGAACATTAGAGACATAGACAAG ATCTATGTTAGAACAGGTATCTACCATGGAGGGGAACCTTTGTGTGACAATGTGAATACTCAAAGGGTACCTTGTTCTAATCCCAG GTGGAATGAATGGCTGTTGTATGACATGTACATTCCTGATCTTCCACGTGCTGCTCGGCTCTGCCTTTCCATCTGTTCTGTTAAAGGCCGGAAGGGTGCTAAAGAG GAGCACTGTCCGTTAGCTTGGGGAAATATAAACATGTTTGATTATACAGACACTCTTGTATCTGGGAAAATGGCTTTGAATCTTTGGGCAGTACCTCATGGGCTGGAGGATTTGTTGAATCCTATTGGTGTTACTGGATCAAATCCGAATAAG GAAACTCCATGTTTAGAGCTGGAATTTGATTGGTTTAGCAATCCTGTAAAGTTTCCAGATATGACGGTGATTGAAGACCATGCCAATTGGACTATCTCACGTGAACTGGGGTTTAACTACAGCTACGCGGGGCTG AGTAACAGAATAGCTAGAGATAATGAATTAAGAGAAAGTGACAAGGAGCAGCTGCGAGCCATATGCACGCGAGATCCTTTGTCTGAAATCACTGAGCAAGAGAAGGACTTCCTCTGGAGCCACAg acaCTATTGCGTGAATACTCCGGAAATTCTGCCCAAATTACTTTTGTCTGTTAAATGGAATTCTAGAGATGAAGTGGCCCAG ATGTACTGTTTGGTAAAAGATTGGCCTCCGATCAAGCCAGAGCAAGCGATGGAGCTTTTGGACTGTAATTATCCAGATCCAATGGTGCGAGCTTTTGCAGTTCGGTGTCTAGAGAAGTACTTGACAGATGACAAACTGTCTCAGTACTTAATCCAGCTAGTACAG GTTCTGAAATATGAACAATATTTAGATAATCAGCTTGTGAGATTTTTACTCAAGAAGGCACTGACCAATCAAAGGATAGGACACTTCTTCTTTTGGCATTTAAA GTCTGAAATGCACAATAAAACTGTAAGTCAGAGGTTTGGTTTACTTCTGGAGTCCTATTGTCGAGCATGTGGAATGTACCTAAAGCATCTGAGCAGGCAGGTGGAGGCTATGGAGAAGTTGATTAACCTCACAGACATTctcaagcaggaaaaaaaagatgagacCCAGAAG GTACAGATGAAGTTTCTTGTTGAACAAATGAGACGGCCAGATTTTATGGATGCTTTACAAGGTTTTATCTCTCCTCTTAATCCTGCGCATCAACTGGGAAATCTTCG GCTTGAGGAGTGCAGGATAATGTCATCTGCAAAAAGACCGCTGTGGTTGAACTGGGAAAACCCAGATATTATGTCTGAATTGTTATTTCAGAACAATGagataatctttaaaaatggaGATG ACTTGCGTCAGGACATGCTGACACTTCAGATAATTAGAATTATGGAAAACATCTGGCAAAATCAGGGTCTTGATCTAAG GATGTTGCCTTATGGTTGTTTGTCTATTGGTGACTGTGTGGGGCTCATTGAGGTAGTGAGGAGCTCTCATACCATCATGCAGATTCAGTGTAAAGGAGGTTTGAAAGGAGCATTGCAGTTCAACAGCCATACATTGCATCAGTGGCTCAAGGACaagaacaaaggagaaat GTATGATGCAGCTATTGACTTGTTTACACGTTCTTGTGCCGGCTACTGTGTTGCTACCTTTATTCTGGGCATTGGTGATCGCCACAATAGTAACATCATGGTAAAAGATGATGGACAA CTGTTTCACATTGACTTTGGGCACTTCCTTGATcacaagaagaagaaatttgGTTATAAGAGAGAGCGTGTGCCATTTGTCTTAACACAGGACTTTTTAATAGTGATTAGTAAAGGAGCCCAAGAATGTACTAAAACAAGGGAGTTTGAAAG GTTTCAGGAGATGTGTTATAAGGCTTACCTAGCAATTCGGCAGCATGCCAATCTCTTCATAAATCTTTTCTCCATGATGCTTGGCTCAGGAATGCCAGAACTGCAGTCCTTTGATGATATTGCATACATTAGAAAGACCCTTGCATTGGACAAAACGGAGCAGGAAGCTCTTGAGTATTTCATGAAGCAAATGAATGATGCTCACCATGGTGGCTGGACAACAAAAATGGACTGGATCTTCCACACAATAAAGCAACATGCtttgaactga